Proteins from a single region of Nitrospirota bacterium:
- a CDS encoding NnrS family protein, which translates to MPVTIKFFFGTWKTLGSAPHRLFFLGGACQGIAAMLWWLLDLSGRFRGFYPFFFWTIPPVWAHAYLMIYGFFPFFIFGFLFTFFPNWLDAEKIPSWHYLITFFAIGTGTVLFYTGLLFSKNILLLSVLSLLSGWGIGAFSLFRILLQARSPEKIHLSLMALFVVSGAVGVLSFFLWLFMNNLFWLNVARVVGIWLSRFFPMLF; encoded by the coding sequence ATGCCGGTAACAATAAAATTCTTTTTTGGGACATGGAAAACTCTGGGTTCAGCTCCGCACCGGCTCTTTTTCCTGGGAGGGGCCTGTCAGGGAATTGCGGCGATGCTTTGGTGGCTTCTAGACCTTTCCGGACGTTTTAGAGGTTTTTATCCTTTTTTTTTCTGGACGATTCCTCCGGTCTGGGCACATGCCTATTTGATGATCTATGGATTTTTCCCTTTTTTTATTTTTGGATTTCTCTTTACTTTTTTCCCTAACTGGCTGGATGCTGAAAAGATTCCTTCCTGGCATTATCTTATAACCTTTTTTGCAATCGGGACCGGAACGGTTCTGTTTTATACGGGTCTCCTCTTCAGCAAGAATATTCTTCTCCTATCCGTTTTGTCGTTGCTGTCGGGTTGGGGAATAGGAGCTTTTTCCCTTTTTCGGATTTTACTTCAGGCCCGATCCCCGGAAAAGATCCACCTGAGCCTGATGGCTCTTTTCGTCGTTTCCGGAGCGGTGGGGGTACTTTCATTTTTTCTCTGGCTTTTCATGAATAATCTATTTTGGCTGAATGTTGCCCGGGTTGTCGGCATCTGGTTATCCCGTTTTTTTCCAATGCTGTTTTAA
- a CDS encoding TfoX/Sxy family protein: MTHQLEFKNCFGAVTGYIDGHIFISCGKFGVALRLPPEILASLFDEKGVKPLKYFPNGHIKKEYAVLPQEIIENKQRFKELLDESIKYASLSQSSHR; this comes from the coding sequence ATGACACATCAGTTGGAATTCAAAAATTGCTTTGGAGCGGTTACGGGGTATATCGATGGCCACATATTTATTTCCTGTGGAAAGTTCGGGGTCGCCTTGAGGCTTCCGCCAGAAATTCTTGCGAGCCTGTTCGATGAGAAGGGGGTAAAACCTTTAAAATATTTTCCTAACGGCCACATCAAAAAGGAATATGCGGTACTCCCTCAAGAAATAATCGAAAACAAACAACGCTTTAAAGAGCTTTTAGACGAAAGTATAAAATACGCATCGCTATCTCAATCATCACACCGTTGA
- a CDS encoding PLP-dependent aminotransferase family protein, whose translation MKFSSRINRLTGSLIRETLALTQKPGMISFAGGLPSEEVMPRLAMQNVPQSLGQYGMTEGEPELRAFIAHRLTALGRRCKPEQVLITSGSQQGIDLVSKLFIDPGTPVVIEAPSYLAAIQSFRLFGADFILHPLSQEGIDSEQWLSSILRYQPAFSYLIPTFQNPSGVCYNRTERESLAEIFDRTGGLLVEDEPYRELAYDVVDRHPLCGYLQKAPWIYLGSFSKTGLPGLRIGYLAASEDLFPLFVRLKQSADLHTSRIGQWWTHQFISSADYPAHLDRLSAYYRHKRDIMGEALKSHFGDIARWDTPKGGLFFWIRLNQSVDTREILKRVLEKNVAFMPGKPFFAADDPPQGFLRLNFSRSFPFEIEKGIALLGQMIRQQVQ comes from the coding sequence ATCAAATTTTCCAGCAGAATTAACCGCTTAACCGGATCGTTGATCCGCGAAACGCTGGCTTTGACTCAAAAACCGGGGATGATCTCTTTTGCCGGCGGCCTTCCGTCGGAAGAGGTGATGCCACGGCTTGCCATGCAGAATGTTCCGCAATCTCTCGGCCAATATGGGATGACTGAAGGGGAACCGGAGTTACGAGCATTTATTGCTCACCGGCTTACCGCACTGGGGAGACGGTGCAAGCCCGAGCAGGTCTTGATCACCTCCGGCTCCCAGCAGGGGATTGATCTGGTTTCGAAGCTCTTTATTGATCCCGGAACGCCGGTTGTGATCGAAGCGCCCAGTTACCTTGCCGCCATTCAATCTTTCAGGCTTTTCGGGGCAGATTTTATCTTACATCCTTTGTCTCAGGAAGGGATCGATTCTGAACAATGGCTCTCTTCTATTCTCCGGTACCAGCCGGCATTCAGTTATTTGATCCCAACGTTTCAAAACCCGTCGGGAGTCTGTTACAACCGAACAGAGAGGGAGAGTCTTGCGGAGATATTTGACCGGACAGGGGGCCTCCTGGTTGAAGATGAGCCTTACCGGGAGTTGGCCTACGACGTGGTCGATCGCCACCCTCTCTGTGGCTATTTACAAAAAGCGCCGTGGATTTATCTCGGAAGTTTTTCAAAGACAGGACTCCCCGGTTTACGAATCGGTTATTTAGCGGCTTCGGAAGATCTTTTTCCTCTTTTCGTCCGCTTGAAACAGTCGGCCGATCTCCATACCAGCCGGATTGGACAATGGTGGACCCATCAATTTATTTCAAGCGCTGATTACCCGGCCCATCTTGACCGGCTCTCTGCCTATTACCGACACAAGCGGGACATCATGGGAGAGGCGTTAAAATCTCATTTCGGGGATATCGCCAGATGGGATACCCCTAAGGGAGGGCTATTCTTCTGGATCCGCTTAAATCAGTCCGTTGATACGCGGGAAATTTTAAAAAGAGTGCTTGAAAAAAATGTGGCGTTCATGCCGGGAAAACCTTTTTTTGCCGCAGATGATCCCCCTCAAGGCTTTTTACGGCTTAACTTCAGCCGCTCATTTCCGTTTGAAATCGAAAAGGGGATTGCCCTACTGGGTCAGATGATTAGACAGCAAGTCCAATGA
- a CDS encoding PLP-dependent aminotransferase family protein — protein MKPSSSPLLYQTISERLSQMIFQGTFRSGERVPSVRKLSEQFQVSISTILEAYRLLEDRGIIEARPQSGFYVRPRSWQPPAEPKVSDPPLTPSRVTVGDLVMQVIHAANDPDMVQFGTVVPAPELLPTRQLNRIMSVIGRRQPHKSNSYDFPPGNRSLRIQVAKRSIETGCTLTPEDLVTTCGSQEAISLCLRAVAKPGDIIAIESPTFYGILQAIEQFGMRALEIPTHPREGISLDALRFAIEHKKIKACLFVLNFNNPLGSGMPDENKKKLVSLLSEYNIPLIEDDIYGDLFFGAKRPKVAKAYDMEDRVLLCSSFSKTLAPGYRVGWTAPGKRYKEEIERLKFVSSVATATLPQMAIAEFLENGGYDHYLRKVRRIYADQIQRMTECITKNFPEGTKITRPQGGFVLWVELPGKIDSLFLHKRALKEKINIAPGPLFSPQQKYKNFIRINCGHLWSEKIERGLITLGRLAKT, from the coding sequence ATGAAACCCTCTTCTTCACCGCTTCTCTATCAAACGATATCGGAACGACTCTCCCAAATGATTTTTCAGGGGACGTTCAGATCCGGGGAACGGGTACCTTCTGTCAGGAAACTAAGCGAGCAATTTCAAGTCAGCATTTCCACTATTCTTGAAGCCTACCGGCTCCTGGAAGACCGCGGCATCATCGAAGCAAGGCCGCAGTCCGGATTTTATGTCCGTCCCAGGAGCTGGCAGCCCCCCGCCGAACCGAAGGTTTCTGATCCCCCGTTAACCCCCTCACGGGTGACTGTCGGAGATCTGGTGATGCAGGTGATTCATGCGGCCAACGACCCGGACATGGTCCAGTTCGGAACCGTTGTCCCGGCCCCCGAACTCTTGCCCACCCGCCAGCTTAACCGGATCATGTCGGTGATCGGGCGGAGACAACCCCATAAAAGCAATTCCTACGACTTTCCTCCCGGAAATAGATCGCTAAGAATTCAGGTGGCAAAGCGATCCATCGAAACAGGCTGTACTTTAACGCCGGAGGATCTTGTGACCACCTGCGGAAGCCAGGAGGCAATATCGCTCTGCCTGCGGGCGGTGGCCAAACCGGGCGATATCATCGCCATTGAATCCCCTACTTTCTACGGTATTCTGCAAGCAATCGAGCAATTCGGGATGAGAGCGTTGGAAATTCCGACCCATCCCCGGGAAGGAATCAGCCTTGATGCGCTTCGGTTTGCCATAGAACATAAAAAAATAAAAGCCTGCCTCTTTGTTCTTAATTTCAATAATCCTCTGGGAAGTGGTATGCCAGACGAAAATAAGAAAAAGCTGGTTTCACTTTTAAGCGAATACAACATCCCTTTGATAGAAGATGATATCTACGGAGACCTGTTTTTTGGAGCCAAACGGCCTAAAGTCGCAAAAGCTTATGATATGGAAGACCGGGTATTGCTCTGTTCTTCTTTTTCAAAGACATTGGCTCCCGGTTACCGGGTCGGCTGGACGGCTCCGGGAAAGCGGTATAAAGAGGAGATCGAACGGTTAAAATTTGTCAGCAGTGTGGCGACCGCGACTTTACCCCAGATGGCCATTGCCGAGTTTCTCGAAAATGGGGGGTATGACCATTACTTAAGAAAAGTGAGAAGAATCTACGCGGATCAGATTCAGCGAATGACTGAATGTATCACCAAAAATTTTCCGGAGGGGACCAAAATCACCCGCCCACAGGGAGGGTTTGTGTTATGGGTGGAACTTCCCGGGAAAATCGATTCTTTGTTCCTCCACAAAAGAGCGTTGAAGGAGAAGATCAATATCGCCCCCGGGCCGCTCTTTTCTCCTCAACAAAAGTATAAAAATTTTATCAGGATTAATTGCGGACATCTCTGGTCAGAAAAAATAGAACGAGGATTAATAACGCTAGGCCGCCTGGCAAAAACATAA